The following proteins are co-located in the Paludibaculum fermentans genome:
- a CDS encoding BON domain-containing protein — protein MKTLGSYSLIFALAFAGAITGCSTESTKTVDVTDSVRASLDKAGYKDVSVKQNRDKGVVTLSGHVAQEADKAQAEALAKSLAGAQVVANEIAVLPPGVESEAKTINSDLDTGIEKNLHAALVQARLDDAVKISVKNRVVTLSGSVDSQAKRTHAQDVATAVVNVQQVVNELQVKGQKATSSM, from the coding sequence ATGAAGACTCTCGGCTCGTACTCGCTTATCTTCGCCCTGGCCTTCGCAGGCGCGATCACCGGTTGCTCCACGGAGAGCACCAAGACTGTCGATGTCACCGACAGCGTCCGCGCCTCTCTGGACAAGGCCGGCTACAAGGATGTTTCGGTCAAACAGAATCGGGACAAGGGGGTTGTCACCCTAAGCGGACATGTGGCTCAGGAAGCCGATAAAGCGCAGGCGGAAGCCCTCGCCAAGTCCCTCGCCGGCGCCCAGGTTGTGGCGAATGAAATCGCGGTTCTGCCGCCCGGCGTCGAAAGCGAAGCCAAGACAATCAACTCTGACCTCGACACTGGCATTGAGAAGAATCTTCATGCCGCCCTCGTGCAGGCCCGGCTCGATGACGCGGTGAAGATCTCTGTCAAGAACCGCGTCGTCACACTCAGCGGGTCAGTGGATTCACAGGCAAAGCGTACGCACGCCCAGGATGTCGCCACCGCGGTGGTCAACGTCCAGCAGGTCGTCAACGAGTTGCAGGTGAAGGGCCAGAAGGCCACCTCATCCATGTGA
- a CDS encoding glycoside hydrolase family 43 protein — translation MAEEAAIIRNPILPGFNPDPSIVRVGDDYYIATSTFEWFPGVQIYHSRDLVHWRLVGRPLNRASQLNMLGDPDSCGVWAPCLSYADGLYWLIYTDVKRYGRTTQGGSAGASLRDTHNYLVTSPSIEGEWSDPVYLNSSGFDPSLFHDDDGRKYLVNMRWDHRPGSNRFSGIALQEYSPARRALTGPVHNIFRGTPIGFTEAPHLYKRNGYYYLLTAEGGTGWGHAVTMARSRVLTGPYELHPDVYILTARHRPDVELQRAGHADLVETAAGETYMVHLCGRPIRNRGRCTLGRETAIQRMAWSEDDWLRTGDGTGIPLMEVAAPELPQREFPASPEREDFDCPALPLDFQWLRSPWPEELFSLTDRPGYLRLYGRETIGSLFRQSLVARRQQSHCYSAETSLEFQPEGFAQMAGLVCYYNGSKFHYLYVSHDEEIGKHVRVMSCLPDQVQSDVFSAAVAIPEGVPIELRVELDYERLYFAFRAGGGAWRRLPGLLDASILSDEAAAAGTPNFTGAFVGVCCQDTAGTRCPADFDHFTYRERAYCEDPFAEG, via the coding sequence ATGGCTGAAGAGGCCGCAATCATCCGAAACCCGATCCTGCCCGGATTCAATCCGGATCCCTCCATCGTCCGGGTTGGGGACGACTACTACATTGCTACGTCCACCTTCGAGTGGTTTCCCGGGGTGCAGATTTACCACTCCCGTGACCTGGTCCACTGGCGGCTGGTGGGGCGTCCGCTCAACAGGGCGAGCCAGTTGAATATGCTGGGCGATCCCGACTCGTGCGGGGTCTGGGCGCCATGTCTCAGCTACGCGGACGGCCTGTACTGGCTGATCTACACGGATGTGAAGCGGTACGGCCGGACGACGCAGGGCGGGTCCGCCGGCGCGTCGCTGCGGGATACGCATAACTACCTGGTGACCAGCCCGAGCATCGAGGGAGAATGGTCGGACCCGGTTTACCTGAACAGCAGCGGCTTCGATCCCTCGCTGTTTCACGACGACGACGGCCGGAAGTATCTGGTCAATATGCGCTGGGATCACCGGCCCGGCAGCAACCGCTTTTCCGGGATCGCCTTGCAGGAGTACTCGCCGGCCAGGCGCGCGTTGACCGGGCCGGTCCACAACATCTTCCGTGGAACGCCGATCGGGTTTACCGAGGCTCCGCATCTGTACAAGCGCAATGGATACTACTATCTGTTGACCGCGGAAGGGGGCACCGGCTGGGGCCACGCCGTGACCATGGCGCGCTCGCGCGTACTGACGGGCCCGTATGAACTGCATCCCGACGTATATATCCTGACGGCCCGTCACCGGCCGGATGTCGAACTGCAGCGCGCCGGGCACGCTGACCTGGTGGAGACAGCAGCCGGCGAGACGTATATGGTCCATCTATGCGGGCGGCCCATCCGCAATCGGGGGCGCTGTACGTTGGGGCGGGAGACCGCGATTCAGCGCATGGCCTGGTCAGAGGACGATTGGCTGCGTACCGGCGACGGCACTGGAATCCCGCTCATGGAAGTGGCCGCGCCGGAATTGCCCCAACGGGAGTTCCCTGCCTCGCCCGAGCGCGAGGATTTCGACTGCCCGGCTCTGCCGCTGGACTTCCAATGGCTGCGCTCGCCCTGGCCCGAGGAACTCTTCAGCCTGACGGACCGGCCTGGCTACCTGCGTCTGTACGGCCGAGAGACGATCGGCAGCCTGTTCCGGCAGTCGCTGGTGGCGCGGCGGCAGCAGTCGCATTGTTATAGTGCCGAGACCTCGCTGGAGTTTCAGCCGGAAGGGTTCGCGCAGATGGCCGGGCTGGTCTGCTATTACAACGGCAGCAAGTTCCACTACCTGTATGTGTCACACGATGAGGAGATCGGGAAGCACGTGCGCGTGATGTCCTGCCTGCCCGACCAGGTGCAATCGGATGTGTTCAGTGCCGCGGTTGCGATCCCCGAAGGTGTGCCGATCGAACTGCGTGTTGAATTGGATTACGAACGGCTGTACTTCGCTTTCCGTGCGGGCGGCGGCGCATGGCGCAGGCTGCCGGGGCTGCTCGATGCGAGCATTCTGTCGGACGAGGCCGCGGCCGCGGGCACTCCCAATTTCACGGGTGCATTTGTGGGGGTCTGCTGCCAGGATACGGCGGGTACGCGGTGTCCGGCTGACTTCGACCACTTCACTTACCGGGAGCGGGCGTATTGCGAGGATCCTTTCGCTGAAGGGTGA
- a CDS encoding MFS transporter: MPKIKALRWWMIGLIMLGSVINYLTRSTLAVAAPTLLQELHISAKEYSWMVGAFQGAIMAQPLCGYVLDVLGLKMGFAIFAVTWSLVNMAHSLAGSWQALAWLRGALGFAEGSANPAGMKATSEWFPAKERGLAGGIYNIGASVGSMLAPPLVAWAILAYNWRAAFVITGALGLVWVALWLFLYQPPDRHPALSSEEKAYIAAGQEKHLQSDGSRPSLGKILVQRNFWGIALPRFLADPTWGTLSFWLPLYLSTVRHMDLKHIAMFAWLPFLAADFGCVFGGLVAMRLQKMAGLSLINARRCAFTLGAVLMLGVGFVGFVESPYAAIALLSLAGFAHQTLSVTVITMASDLFRKNEVATAAGMAGTFGNAGLLIFSLMIGGLVATVGYTPFFICLGLLDLLGAAVLWTLVRERRAEGLDDAKGAS; the protein is encoded by the coding sequence ATGCCAAAAATTAAAGCACTCCGCTGGTGGATGATCGGCCTGATCATGCTGGGGTCGGTGATCAACTACCTCACCCGAAGCACGCTGGCCGTGGCCGCTCCCACGCTGCTGCAGGAACTGCATATCAGCGCGAAGGAGTATTCCTGGATGGTCGGGGCGTTTCAGGGCGCTATTATGGCGCAGCCCCTTTGCGGCTATGTGCTGGACGTGTTGGGGCTCAAGATGGGCTTTGCGATCTTCGCGGTCACCTGGTCGCTGGTGAACATGGCGCACTCTCTGGCCGGCAGCTGGCAGGCTCTGGCCTGGCTGCGCGGCGCGCTCGGCTTCGCCGAAGGATCCGCCAATCCGGCGGGGATGAAAGCCACGTCCGAGTGGTTCCCGGCGAAGGAGCGCGGCCTGGCGGGCGGCATCTATAACATCGGAGCCTCGGTGGGCTCGATGCTGGCGCCGCCCCTGGTGGCATGGGCCATCCTGGCGTACAACTGGCGAGCGGCGTTCGTGATCACCGGCGCGTTGGGCCTGGTTTGGGTGGCGCTCTGGCTGTTCCTGTATCAACCGCCGGACCGGCATCCCGCGCTTTCCAGCGAGGAGAAAGCCTACATTGCGGCCGGGCAGGAGAAGCACCTGCAGAGCGACGGATCCCGGCCGTCGCTGGGCAAGATCCTGGTGCAGCGGAACTTCTGGGGCATCGCGTTGCCGCGGTTCCTGGCCGATCCGACGTGGGGCACGTTGAGCTTCTGGCTGCCGCTCTACCTGAGCACCGTCCGCCACATGGACCTGAAGCATATCGCCATGTTCGCCTGGCTGCCGTTCCTGGCGGCCGACTTCGGCTGTGTGTTCGGAGGCCTGGTGGCGATGCGGCTGCAGAAGATGGCGGGCCTCAGCCTGATCAACGCGCGGCGCTGCGCGTTCACGCTGGGGGCGGTGCTGATGCTGGGGGTCGGGTTCGTCGGCTTCGTGGAAAGCCCGTATGCGGCGATTGCGCTGCTGAGCCTGGCCGGCTTCGCGCATCAAACCTTGTCGGTGACCGTGATCACGATGGCGTCTGACCTGTTTCGCAAGAACGAAGTAGCTACCGCGGCTGGGATGGCTGGAACGTTCGGCAATGCGGGCCTGCTGATCTTCTCGCTGATGATCGGCGGGCTGGTCGCCACGGTCGGCTATACGCCGTTCTTTATCTGCCTGGGCCTGCTGGATCTGCTGGGCGCCGCTGTGCTGTGGACGCTGGTGCGCGAACGCCGGGCGGAGGGACTGGACGACGCGAAGGGAGCAAGCTAA
- a CDS encoding glycosyl hydrolase family 8, translating into MSKPLSRFLALLLSGMAGIAAQPRADRAPASKGGAFATKHYRNLFLEAGHPQKEISAKIQGAFQQLFHGDAETQTVYYAAGQNVNGPLAYVSDINNHDVRSEGMSYGMMIAVQLDRKAEFDALWNWSKTYMYQASPTHPSYGFFSWSMKLDGTPNSESPAPDGEEYWAMALYFASGRWGNGKGIYDYRAEADRLLDSMKNRKIIDGPTNRGAETGGPEFHPEHKMVRFTPNLRRPDHTDPSYHLPAFYELWARWGPAADRPFWAAAAQVSRDYLQKATHPVTALAPNYANYDGTPVPGAGGQNGNFGPDAWRTAANWGVDWSWWAADPRERELSDKIQAFFEAQGIDAYVNRYTLDGKSLGGSHSTALVAANAVTSLAATDRERAARFVEALWKAEIPAGRYRYYDGMWYLMGLLHVSGEFRIWPPK; encoded by the coding sequence ATGAGCAAGCCGCTGTCCCGCTTTCTCGCCCTCCTGCTCTCCGGCATGGCCGGAATCGCCGCGCAGCCTCGCGCTGACCGTGCTCCCGCCTCGAAAGGCGGTGCTTTCGCCACCAAGCACTACCGGAATCTGTTCCTGGAAGCCGGGCATCCGCAGAAGGAGATCTCGGCGAAGATCCAGGGTGCGTTCCAACAGTTGTTCCATGGTGATGCTGAGACGCAGACGGTGTACTACGCGGCGGGCCAGAACGTGAATGGCCCGTTGGCTTATGTCAGCGACATCAACAACCACGACGTGCGTTCGGAAGGCATGTCGTACGGGATGATGATCGCGGTGCAGCTCGACAGGAAGGCCGAGTTCGACGCGCTGTGGAACTGGTCGAAGACCTATATGTACCAGGCTTCGCCGACGCACCCGTCGTATGGGTTCTTCTCGTGGTCGATGAAGCTGGACGGGACACCGAACAGCGAGTCACCGGCTCCGGATGGGGAAGAATACTGGGCGATGGCGCTGTACTTCGCCTCCGGGCGATGGGGCAACGGCAAGGGCATTTACGACTATCGCGCCGAGGCCGACCGTCTGCTGGACAGCATGAAGAATCGCAAGATCATCGACGGGCCGACGAATCGAGGCGCGGAGACCGGCGGGCCTGAGTTTCATCCCGAGCACAAGATGGTACGGTTCACTCCGAACCTGCGGCGTCCAGACCATACGGATCCCTCTTATCATTTGCCTGCGTTCTACGAACTCTGGGCACGTTGGGGACCCGCGGCGGACCGGCCGTTCTGGGCGGCTGCCGCCCAGGTGAGCCGCGACTACCTGCAGAAGGCAACGCATCCGGTGACGGCGCTGGCTCCGAACTACGCCAATTACGATGGCACGCCCGTGCCTGGCGCCGGCGGACAGAACGGCAACTTCGGGCCGGATGCCTGGCGCACGGCGGCGAACTGGGGCGTGGACTGGTCGTGGTGGGCCGCCGATCCGCGGGAGCGCGAGTTGAGCGACAAGATCCAGGCGTTCTTTGAAGCGCAGGGCATCGACGCTTACGTCAACCGGTACACCCTGGACGGCAAATCGCTGGGCGGCTCGCACTCCACCGCACTCGTGGCGGCGAATGCGGTGACGAGCCTGGCGGCCACGGACCGGGAGCGGGCGGCGCGTTTCGTCGAGGCGCTGTGGAAGGCGGAGATCCCTGCCGGCCGCTACCGCTACTACGACGGCATGTGGTACCTGATGGGCCTGCTCCATGTGAGCGGCGAATTCCGCATCTGGCCGCCGAAATAA
- the galA gene encoding beta-galactosidase GalA → MKVTRRHVMKSGLAVPAAAGILEAAPQAQPAPRQDGLRDRLLLDFGWRFHFGHANDAAKDFGFGAGRSGGFQKSGGFLAPSNLAFDDSDWKPVDLPHDWAIELPFKNDPALASKGSYPLGRDYPETSVGWYRRVLDIPASDAGRRITVEFDGAYRETMVVFNGYYIGRHSGGYDPFSFDLTDFALPGEPNVLLVRVDATLSDGWFYEGAGIYRHVWLVKTAPVHVKKWGTLAVAKITPGQASVAIRTEIENQSKSAAIVRVISTIFDPAGKEVAKSATPPAAVAALREHSFEQQAAVRQPALWSLEQRNLYKVVSEVEAGGIVTDRYETRFGIRDLKFDPGQGFLLNGKPVKVKGTCNHQDHAGVGVALPDSLQHFRVRKLQEMGCNGIRTSHNPPTTELLDACDELGMLVLDETRMLSSNPDGLAQFENMIRRDRNHPSVFIWSMGNEESISITGTGLKILTSMKQTALRHDTSRPISIAPPPAGDYMGKGGLAVCDVMGYNYADPQAEAWHRNNPKVAILGTENVSAVATRGAYVTDRTKGTVGSYDPYTTTGRASAEGWWRFVSARPYISGGFVWTGFDYRGEPSPYQWPNISSQYGIIDTCGFPKDSFYYYQAWWTNKPVLHLFPHWNWPGLEGQEIAVWVHSNMDRVELFHNGQSLGAKDMQKDQHLAWTVKYAPGTLEARGYQGGKQVMSAKRETTGPAARLVLRPDRLQCAADGEDTVVCVVEVQDAQGRVVPVTDNSVSFQVSGPGRVAGTGNGDPTNHEPDPGSTRKAFAGLCMAIVQSSNTAGEITVEAASPGLTGATATITAKAVQLRPQVPAWEREVPNGSGVSGLWRPAAALAASTAGNPMALAGGNVDMVFTFRQDGGVLTGAVDSAATGGFGGGPTGGPIQDGKVDGSRISFRAGATTYTGTIQGDRIELARSTPPRRGGPGMDPPASTGPRPAIGPPPGGTDPSFGAGFGPGRGGPQPPLILRRAKR, encoded by the coding sequence ATGAAAGTAACCCGCCGTCACGTGATGAAAAGCGGCCTGGCTGTGCCCGCTGCGGCCGGCATCCTCGAAGCCGCCCCTCAAGCGCAGCCTGCCCCGCGCCAGGACGGACTGCGCGACCGGCTGCTGCTCGACTTCGGTTGGCGCTTCCACTTCGGTCATGCGAACGACGCGGCCAAGGACTTCGGCTTCGGCGCCGGGCGCTCCGGCGGCTTCCAGAAGTCTGGTGGATTCCTTGCCCCCAGCAACCTCGCCTTCGACGACAGCGACTGGAAACCCGTGGACCTGCCCCACGACTGGGCCATCGAACTGCCCTTCAAGAACGACCCCGCGCTCGCCAGCAAGGGTTCCTATCCGCTCGGCCGCGACTACCCCGAAACCAGCGTGGGCTGGTACCGCCGGGTTCTCGACATCCCAGCCTCCGACGCGGGCAGGCGGATCACAGTCGAGTTCGACGGCGCCTACCGCGAAACCATGGTCGTCTTCAATGGCTATTACATCGGCCGGCATAGCGGCGGCTACGACCCCTTCAGCTTCGACCTGACCGATTTCGCATTGCCCGGAGAGCCGAACGTCCTGCTGGTCCGCGTCGATGCGACCCTCAGCGACGGCTGGTTCTACGAGGGCGCCGGAATCTACCGCCACGTCTGGCTGGTCAAAACCGCTCCGGTCCACGTCAAGAAGTGGGGCACGCTCGCCGTCGCGAAAATCACTCCCGGACAGGCCTCCGTCGCCATCCGGACCGAGATCGAGAACCAGTCGAAGAGCGCCGCCATCGTGCGCGTCATCTCGACCATCTTCGATCCCGCCGGCAAGGAGGTCGCGAAGTCCGCCACCCCGCCGGCCGCGGTGGCCGCCCTGCGCGAACACTCCTTTGAACAACAGGCGGCCGTCCGCCAACCGGCGCTGTGGTCCCTGGAGCAGCGCAACCTCTACAAGGTCGTCAGCGAGGTCGAAGCCGGCGGAATCGTCACCGACCGCTACGAAACCCGCTTCGGCATCCGCGACCTCAAGTTCGACCCCGGCCAGGGCTTCCTGCTGAATGGCAAGCCCGTAAAGGTGAAGGGCACCTGCAACCACCAGGATCACGCCGGAGTCGGAGTGGCGCTGCCCGACTCTCTGCAGCATTTCCGCGTCCGCAAACTGCAGGAGATGGGCTGCAACGGCATCCGCACCTCCCACAATCCGCCCACCACCGAGCTCCTTGACGCCTGCGACGAACTCGGCATGCTGGTGCTCGACGAGACGCGCATGCTGTCTTCCAACCCCGACGGGCTTGCCCAGTTTGAGAACATGATCCGGCGCGACCGCAACCACCCCAGCGTCTTCATCTGGTCGATGGGCAATGAGGAAAGCATCTCGATCACCGGGACCGGCCTCAAGATCCTCACCTCGATGAAGCAGACCGCCCTGCGGCACGACACCTCTCGGCCCATCTCCATCGCACCGCCGCCCGCGGGCGACTATATGGGCAAAGGCGGACTCGCGGTCTGCGACGTGATGGGTTACAACTACGCCGACCCGCAGGCCGAGGCGTGGCACAGGAACAACCCGAAGGTCGCGATTCTGGGCACGGAAAACGTCAGTGCGGTCGCCACCCGCGGCGCTTACGTGACGGACCGGACGAAAGGGACCGTCGGCTCCTACGACCCCTACACCACCACCGGCCGCGCCTCGGCCGAAGGCTGGTGGCGCTTCGTCAGCGCACGACCCTACATCTCCGGCGGCTTCGTATGGACCGGTTTCGACTATCGCGGCGAGCCCTCACCCTACCAGTGGCCGAACATCAGCTCGCAATACGGCATCATCGACACTTGCGGCTTCCCGAAAGACTCCTTCTACTACTACCAGGCCTGGTGGACCAACAAGCCGGTGCTGCACCTGTTTCCGCATTGGAACTGGCCTGGCCTGGAGGGGCAGGAGATCGCCGTCTGGGTGCACTCGAACATGGATCGCGTGGAGCTGTTCCACAATGGTCAAAGCCTGGGCGCTAAGGACATGCAGAAGGATCAGCACCTCGCCTGGACAGTGAAGTACGCGCCCGGCACACTGGAAGCCCGCGGCTACCAGGGCGGCAAACAGGTGATGAGCGCCAAACGCGAGACCACCGGTCCCGCGGCCAGGCTCGTCCTGCGGCCGGACCGCCTGCAGTGCGCGGCCGACGGAGAAGATACCGTGGTCTGCGTCGTGGAAGTCCAGGACGCCCAGGGCCGCGTCGTGCCCGTCACCGACAATTCCGTCAGCTTCCAAGTGAGTGGGCCGGGCCGCGTGGCCGGTACCGGCAATGGCGATCCCACGAATCATGAGCCCGATCCCGGTTCGACGCGCAAGGCCTTCGCCGGGCTCTGCATGGCGATCGTCCAATCGTCCAACACAGCCGGCGAGATCACAGTGGAAGCGGCGTCTCCGGGACTCACCGGAGCCACGGCCACCATCACGGCCAAGGCCGTTCAGCTGAGACCGCAGGTGCCGGCCTGGGAGCGCGAAGTCCCCAACGGCTCGGGCGTCTCTGGTCTGTGGCGGCCCGCGGCGGCGCTCGCAGCGTCCACCGCCGGCAACCCGATGGCGCTGGCGGGCGGCAATGTCGACATGGTCTTCACGTTCCGCCAGGACGGTGGCGTTCTGACAGGAGCTGTGGATTCGGCCGCTACCGGCGGTTTCGGTGGCGGCCCCACAGGCGGACCCATCCAGGATGGGAAGGTGGACGGCTCCCGCATCTCCTTCCGTGCCGGCGCGACAACCTACACAGGCACGATCCAGGGCGACCGTATCGAGTTGGCGCGCAGCACTCCGCCGCGCAGGGGCGGCCCGGGCATGGACCCGCCGGCGTCCACCGGACCCCGCCCCGCCATCGGTCCTCCGCCCGGCGGCACGGATCCGTCGTTCGGCGCCGGTTTCGGCCCTGGACGCGGCGGCCCGCAGCCACCGCTCATATTGCGGCGGGCGAAGCGCTAA
- a CDS encoding sensor histidine kinase, whose protein sequence is MADPSTHRWSLRKVASQFLSTWARALGIGFAGLLLLMVAMAFDATTSLRKVELATAALRNESRARDALLDQLRADIFRIATVVRDYLLEVDGARAESQKAELHQLRTHTRETLQVYEAKLPASERDAFNELRSHVDSYWWSLEPALQWDAKLRRSKAGSFLLDVILPFRTEVLQLTRRITALNERDLDAGEERIRAVQSGFRRRVVVISLTALLLGLALATLSIRRVQRLEHEAQLRYEEVEAARREMQSLSSRLVTAQEEERRNLSRELHDEVGQTMSAMLVELGRLETSPDPETRGERLKSVRGLAEASVGMVRNMALLLRPSMLDDLGLVAALRWQAREVTRRSGLKVKMVADEIVEDLPDSHRTCVYRVVQEALHNCTRHARATQVRVVVRRDQQGLSVTVQDDGVGFDPHREKGMGLLGMEERVEQLGGRFSIDSSPGQGAVLSILLPLPDQAQHPTKETP, encoded by the coding sequence ATGGCGGATCCTTCCACCCATCGCTGGTCCCTCCGCAAGGTGGCGAGCCAGTTCCTGTCCACCTGGGCCCGCGCGCTGGGCATCGGCTTCGCCGGACTGCTGCTCCTCATGGTCGCCATGGCCTTCGATGCCACCACGTCGCTCCGCAAAGTCGAACTCGCCACCGCGGCCCTGCGCAACGAATCCCGCGCGCGCGACGCCCTGCTCGACCAGTTGCGTGCCGACATCTTCCGCATCGCCACCGTCGTGCGCGACTATCTCCTCGAGGTCGACGGAGCCCGCGCCGAGAGCCAGAAAGCCGAACTCCACCAGCTCCGCACGCACACCCGCGAGACTCTCCAGGTCTACGAGGCCAAACTGCCCGCCTCTGAGCGCGATGCCTTCAACGAACTCCGCAGCCACGTCGACTCCTACTGGTGGTCGCTGGAGCCTGCCCTTCAGTGGGACGCCAAACTCCGCCGCTCCAAGGCCGGCAGCTTCCTGCTCGACGTCATCCTCCCCTTCCGCACCGAGGTCCTGCAGCTCACGCGGCGCATCACGGCCCTGAATGAGCGCGACCTCGACGCCGGCGAGGAACGCATTCGCGCCGTCCAATCCGGCTTCCGCCGCCGTGTGGTTGTCATCTCCCTCACCGCGCTGCTGCTGGGCCTCGCGCTCGCCACCCTCAGCATCCGCCGTGTCCAGCGCCTGGAGCACGAGGCGCAGCTCCGCTACGAAGAAGTCGAAGCCGCCCGCCGTGAAATGCAGAGCCTCTCCAGCCGCCTCGTCACGGCACAGGAAGAGGAACGCCGCAACCTCTCCCGCGAACTGCACGATGAGGTCGGCCAGACCATGTCCGCCATGCTGGTCGAACTCGGCCGCCTGGAGACCTCGCCCGATCCAGAGACCCGCGGCGAGCGGCTGAAGTCCGTGCGAGGGCTCGCCGAAGCCAGCGTCGGCATGGTGCGGAACATGGCCCTGCTGTTGCGCCCCTCCATGCTCGACGACCTCGGCCTCGTCGCCGCCCTGCGCTGGCAGGCCCGCGAGGTCACCCGCCGTTCCGGCCTCAAGGTGAAGATGGTGGCCGATGAGATCGTCGAAGACTTGCCCGACTCCCACCGCACCTGTGTCTACCGCGTTGTCCAGGAGGCCCTGCACAACTGCACCCGCCACGCCCGGGCCACGCAGGTCAGGGTCGTCGTCCGCCGAGACCAGCAGGGCCTCTCCGTCACCGTGCAGGACGACGGCGTCGGCTTCGATCCACATCGCGAAAAGGGCATGGGCCTGCTCGGCATGGAGGAGCGTGTGGAACAACTGGGCGGCCGCTTCTCCATCGACTCCTCACCCGGCCAGGGCGCCGTCCTCTCCATCCTGCTGCCTCTCCCGGACCAGGCTCAGCATCCTACAAAGGAAACTCCATGA
- a CDS encoding response regulator — MIRIILADDHAVMRRGLRLVLEEHKDFQVIGEASDGREAVALVEELKPDLVVLDITMPNMNGIEAARQISEKQAGVSIVVLSMHSDESYVLRALKAGARGYLLKESAESDFILAIRSVSAGKAFFSPAVSRLLVEDYVRQLQDKDIEDSYELLTQRERELLQLIAEGKSNKDVANMLNLSLYTVETHRGNLMEKLNLHSVPELILYAVRKGVIS, encoded by the coding sequence ATGATTCGAATCATTCTTGCCGACGACCATGCCGTGATGCGGCGCGGATTGCGCCTCGTCCTCGAGGAGCACAAGGACTTTCAGGTGATCGGCGAGGCCAGCGACGGACGCGAAGCCGTCGCCCTGGTCGAAGAGCTCAAGCCCGATCTCGTCGTCCTCGACATCACCATGCCCAACATGAACGGCATCGAGGCGGCCCGGCAGATCAGTGAAAAACAGGCGGGCGTCTCGATCGTCGTCCTCAGCATGCACTCCGATGAAAGCTACGTCCTGCGCGCCCTCAAGGCCGGAGCCCGCGGCTACCTGCTCAAGGAATCCGCCGAGTCCGACTTCATCCTCGCCATCCGCTCAGTGAGTGCGGGCAAGGCCTTCTTCAGTCCCGCCGTCAGCCGCCTGCTGGTCGAAGACTATGTGCGCCAGTTGCAGGACAAGGACATCGAGGATAGCTATGAGCTGCTCACCCAGCGCGAGCGCGAACTGCTCCAACTGATCGCCGAGGGCAAGAGCAACAAAGATGTGGCGAACATGCTCAACCTCAGCCTCTACACGGTCGAGACCCATCGCGGCAATCTCATGGAGAAGCTCAATCTGCACAGCGTACCCGAGCTCATCCTCTACGCCGTGCGCAAGGGCGTCATCTCTTGA
- a CDS encoding DUF3300 domain-containing protein translates to MKDAIQRRPERWSRLKMTAGLVCAGVFALSAPARAQVQFSPQQLDDLVGRIALYPDPLLAQLLTASTYSEQIKDAAQWADQHSYLTGGNLAGAIQQDNLPWDPSVQALLPFPSVLDMMAGNIFWTRQLGDAVLGQRGDVMDAVQAMRQKAREFGYLQDNAQYRVTVGGPGDIEIVPVDPGFYCLPVYDPLIVFGRPRVGLAVGISFGPRIALGAAFAPWGWGRSGFEWRSRTMLVDGHAWARTRENHEVYRHPYVRPPHAEGPRVERHELRPTRPERGGGREEHRR, encoded by the coding sequence ATGAAAGACGCAATCCAACGGAGGCCAGAGCGGTGGAGCAGGCTGAAGATGACGGCGGGTCTGGTGTGCGCGGGGGTATTCGCCCTGTCTGCCCCTGCCCGGGCGCAGGTCCAATTCTCGCCGCAGCAACTGGACGACCTGGTGGGGCGGATCGCACTGTATCCCGACCCGCTGCTGGCACAGTTGCTGACGGCCTCGACGTATTCCGAACAGATCAAGGATGCCGCGCAATGGGCGGATCAACACAGCTACCTGACGGGAGGCAACCTGGCCGGAGCCATCCAGCAGGACAACCTGCCCTGGGATCCGAGCGTGCAGGCGCTGCTGCCCTTCCCTTCCGTTCTGGACATGATGGCGGGCAACATCTTCTGGACGCGCCAACTGGGCGACGCGGTGCTGGGCCAGCGCGGCGATGTGATGGATGCGGTGCAGGCGATGCGGCAGAAGGCTCGGGAATTCGGGTATCTGCAGGACAACGCGCAGTATCGCGTGACGGTGGGCGGCCCGGGCGATATTGAGATCGTCCCCGTGGATCCGGGTTTCTACTGCCTGCCTGTCTATGACCCGCTGATTGTCTTTGGACGGCCGCGAGTGGGCCTGGCGGTGGGTATCAGCTTTGGGCCGCGCATTGCGCTGGGCGCGGCGTTTGCGCCCTGGGGCTGGGGCCGGTCGGGCTTTGAATGGAGATCGCGGACGATGCTGGTGGATGGCCACGCCTGGGCGCGTACGCGTGAAAACCATGAAGTCTACCGGCACCCTTATGTGAGGCCGCCGCATGCGGAAGGTCCCCGGGTGGAGCGGCACGAATTGCGGCCGACGCGTCCGGAGCGTGGGGGCGGGCGCGAGGAGCACCGGCGCTGA